The Thermostichus vulcanus str. 'Rupite' sequence CATTGTGCAGGATGCTGCCAATCTTGATCGCTTCCAGAAGATCCTGGGAGTCGTTGCTGGCGGATCCGTCACAGCCAAAAGACACATTCACCCCCGCCTGCCGGTATTTCAAGATGGGGGCAATGCCGCTGCCCAGGCGCAGGTTGCTCAAGGGGTTATGGACAACGGTGGATCCGGTGCGGGCCAAGATCTCGATATCCGCATCGGTTAACCAAACGCAGTGGGCCAAAGAGGTTTTGTCATCTAGGTAGCCAAGCCGGTCTAGATGTTCGACGGCGCTGCAGCCGTATTTTTCCTGGGCCAGCATTTGTTGGGCGCGGGTTTCCAACAGATGGGCATGACGGGGCAAGTTGTACGTTTGGCTCAGCTCCACACAGCCCTTAAACAGATCATCTGAACACAGTTGGATCCCGGTTGGGGCCACCATCAAGGAAATTCCCTCTTCCGGTCGGTGGAACTGCTGCACCGCCTCTTCTACAATTTTCAGGACTTCCGCAGTGGTGAGGGGGTAAGCCTCGTGTTCCAAATCGGTGGACTCCCCGGTGGGTACCCCTGTTGACAGGGCTTGATCCTGAATCAGTGGGCCGATAAAGGCGCGGATCCCGCTTTGTCGGTAGGCTTGCACGGCTGCTTCGATGGTGGCCAGCTCTTGCCCAGGGATCAACACCAAGTGATCTACCACCGTAGTACCCCCGGTGAGCAGGGTTTCCACGGCAGTGCCCAAAGCACTTAGATAGACCTTCTCGGTGTCTAGAGGTGAATATTCATGCAGTTGGGCAATCCACAGCTCCAGCGGATAGGGAGGGATGATCCCCCGTTGCCACATTTCTGAGGAATGGGTGTGGGCATTCACAAAACCCGGCAAAAGCAACTTATCGCGGGCATCCAGTTCCGTGCTAGTTGCCGTTCGCGTTAGCGGGACGGAGTCCTTTAAGCCTGAGCCAATCGCCGCAATTCGTTCCCCTTCGATATACACATCCACCGTTTCGTAGCCCGTGCTGGTGGGAATCAACGCATTGCGGAGGACGTAGCTCATGCCAGGGATCCAAAAAGGCCGCCTGTTACCTTAGCGTGTTCGAGTTAACACTGCCAAGGCAGACACCAGGGAAACCCCTCAAGCGGACACCTGAGCGTGGGCTGCTTTCAGGGCATCCAGCAGATCTAAGCTCAGGCCCATCATATT is a genomic window containing:
- a CDS encoding amidohydrolase family protein: MSYVLRNALIPTSTGYETVDVYIEGERIAAIGSGLKDSVPLTRTATSTELDARDKLLLPGFVNAHTHSSEMWQRGIIPPYPLELWIAQLHEYSPLDTEKVYLSALGTAVETLLTGGTTVVDHLVLIPGQELATIEAAVQAYRQSGIRAFIGPLIQDQALSTGVPTGESTDLEHEAYPLTTAEVLKIVEEAVQQFHRPEEGISLMVAPTGIQLCSDDLFKGCVELSQTYNLPRHAHLLETRAQQMLAQEKYGCSAVEHLDRLGYLDDKTSLAHCVWLTDADIEILARTGSTVVHNPLSNLRLGSGIAPILKYRQAGVNVSFGCDGSASNDSQDLLEAIKIGSILHN